Proteins from one Candidatus Krumholzibacteriia bacterium genomic window:
- a CDS encoding citrate (Si)-synthase, which yields MPSLHELFAGQVEQLRAEREQLLAGRGEREISRVTVAQAHGGLRGVNALICDTSTVDPERGLFIRGIPVTDLLDRFPEDIFFLLLMGRLPSNEETKLVRDEIAAQERVPEPVWRVIDEMSAGSNPMAMLATGLLALENESVMSSGYDRGLKREDYWKATLTDALRVLGSLPTLGGGVYRMRFKKGPRFAHDPLLDWSQNYCAMCGVRKPVFFEAMRRAAILQSDHEGGNVCAFTCHTVGSVLSNAFLAVSAGFNGLAGPLHGRAAKESTDWVVDAVTRYRGIPTDAQVEEYAAETLKNGRVIPGHGHAVLRDQDPRFTAMLAFGKEHFGGDPVFATVEKMSRIVPEILKRQGKAKNPYPNVDFGMGAVWHHFGITETDYYTVPFAISLAMGMLAQLVINRAIGSPILRPRSVTSEWVRSQ from the coding sequence ATGCCCTCCCTTCACGAACTCTTCGCCGGCCAGGTGGAACAGTTGCGCGCCGAGCGCGAGCAGTTGCTCGCCGGCCGCGGTGAGCGTGAGATCTCGCGGGTCACGGTGGCGCAGGCCCACGGTGGCCTGCGCGGAGTCAACGCGCTCATTTGCGATACCTCGACGGTGGACCCCGAGCGGGGCCTCTTCATCCGCGGCATACCCGTCACCGATCTTCTGGACCGGTTCCCCGAAGACATATTCTTCCTGCTGCTCATGGGCCGTTTGCCCTCCAACGAGGAAACCAAGCTGGTCCGCGACGAGATCGCCGCGCAGGAACGCGTGCCCGAGCCGGTGTGGCGCGTGATCGACGAGATGTCGGCCGGCAGTAATCCCATGGCAATGCTGGCAACGGGGCTGCTGGCGCTCGAAAACGAATCCGTGATGAGCTCGGGCTACGACCGGGGACTCAAGCGCGAGGACTACTGGAAGGCCACCCTCACCGACGCGCTGCGCGTGCTGGGCTCGCTGCCCACCCTGGGCGGCGGTGTGTACCGCATGCGCTTCAAGAAGGGGCCGCGCTTTGCGCACGATCCCCTGCTGGACTGGTCGCAGAACTACTGCGCCATGTGCGGGGTGCGCAAGCCGGTGTTCTTCGAGGCCATGCGCCGCGCCGCCATCCTGCAGAGCGACCACGAGGGCGGCAACGTGTGCGCGTTCACCTGTCATACCGTGGGCTCGGTGCTCTCCAACGCGTTTCTCGCGGTGAGCGCGGGCTTCAACGGACTGGCCGGACCGCTGCACGGGCGCGCGGCCAAGGAAAGTACCGACTGGGTGGTGGATGCGGTGACGCGCTACCGCGGCATTCCCACCGACGCTCAGGTGGAAGAATACGCCGCCGAGACGCTCAAGAACGGGCGCGTGATCCCCGGGCACGGTCACGCGGTACTGCGCGACCAGGATCCGCGCTTCACCGCCATGCTGGCGTTCGGCAAGGAGCACTTCGGGGGTGACCCCGTGTTTGCAACGGTCGAGAAGATGTCGCGTATCGTGCCCGAGATACTCAAGCGGCAGGGCAAGGCGAAGAACCCCTACCCCAACGTGGACTTCGGGATGGGCGCGGTGTGGCACCACTTCGGCATCACCGAGACGGACTACTACACGGTGCCATTCGCGATCTCGCT